The proteins below are encoded in one region of Telopea speciosissima isolate NSW1024214 ecotype Mountain lineage chromosome 10, Tspe_v1, whole genome shotgun sequence:
- the LOC122643309 gene encoding uncharacterized protein LOC122643309 — translation MKSISQADMIRFVKRKIIHRFGLPKTLTCDNGLVFSGGEVSQFTQEYGMTITFSMPYYAQGNGQAEASNKVIKVNLSKVIDDNPRFWAKMLSEVRWAFKTSKRTTTGTTPYALTFGYDAILPMEVTMKSLWVARQYEMSPSQYKDSLMAELDDLDEEHLLALDRVQAQKAKVAKAYNKMVRPKAFAELNLVLKAVLPIGHKDPKFGKWSPTWEGPFMVHQVLKGGVYRLRTLDGQV, via the coding sequence ATGAAGTCGATCAGCCAGGCTGACATGATTAGGTTTGTGAAGCGTAAGATAATACACCGCTTCGGCCTGCCTAAGACCCTCACCTGTGACAATGGGTTAGTGTTCTCTGGAGGGGAAGTGTCTCAGTTTACGCAGGAGTATGGCATGACCATTACCTTTTCAATGCCCTATTATGCACAGGGCAACGGTCAAGCGGAGGCGAGCAATAAGGTTATTAAGGTAAATTTATCCAAGGTTATCGATGACAACCCAAGGTTCTGGGCGAAGATGCTGTCAGAAGTGCGGTGGGCCTTCAAAACTTCAAAGAGGACAACGACGGGGACAACTCCCTATGCGCTGACCTTCGGTTATGATGCCATCCTACCCATGGAGGTGACCATGAAGTCCCTATGGGTGGCAAGACAATACGAAATGTCTCCTAGTCAGTACAAAGATTCTTTGATGGCTGAGCTCGATGACCTGGATGAAGAGCATCTGTTGGCTCTTGACCGAGTACAGGCCCAAAAAGCCAAAGTAGCTAAGGCCTACAACAAAATGGTCAGGCCCAAGGCATTCGCTGAGTTGAACCTAGTCCTAAAAGCCGTGTTGCCAATTGGACATAAGGACCCCAAATTCGGGAAGTGGTCACCCACCTGGGAAGGACCGTTCATGGTGCATCAGGTCTTAAAGGGTGGGGTATATCGCTTGAGAACTCTGGATGGCCAAGTGTAG